The following proteins come from a genomic window of Pseudomonas hygromyciniae:
- a CDS encoding winged helix-turn-helix domain-containing protein, producing MENLGLGKVLLVEDDEKLAGLIAHFLAQHGFEVRVVHRGDEAVAAFLAFKPKIVVLDLMLPGQSGLHVCREIRNVSDTPIVILTAKEDDLDHILGLESGADDYVIKPIKPPVLLARLRALQRRHLPEPTVRGSLAFGQLAIDRSCRGVSLGDEKIDLTTMEFELLWLLASSAGKILSRDDILNRMRGIAFDGLNRSVDVYISKLRSKLNDNPREPVCIKTIWGKGYLFNPFAWEV from the coding sequence ATGGAAAACCTGGGTCTGGGCAAGGTCCTGCTCGTTGAGGACGATGAGAAGCTGGCAGGGCTGATCGCGCATTTCCTGGCACAGCATGGCTTTGAAGTGCGCGTGGTTCACCGGGGCGATGAGGCCGTGGCGGCGTTCCTGGCCTTCAAGCCGAAGATCGTCGTGCTCGACCTGATGCTGCCGGGCCAGAGCGGCCTGCATGTGTGTCGCGAGATCCGCAATGTGTCTGACACACCCATCGTGATCCTCACCGCCAAGGAGGATGACCTGGACCATATCCTCGGCCTGGAATCCGGCGCCGATGACTACGTGATCAAACCGATCAAGCCGCCGGTACTGCTGGCACGTCTTCGAGCCTTGCAGCGCCGCCATCTGCCGGAGCCGACGGTGCGCGGCTCGCTGGCGTTCGGCCAACTGGCGATTGACCGTAGTTGCCGGGGCGTGAGCCTGGGTGATGAGAAGATCGACCTGACCACCATGGAGTTCGAGCTGCTGTGGTTGCTGGCCAGCAGTGCGGGGAAGATCCTCTCGCGCGACGATATCCTCAACCGCATGCGCGGGATTGCCTTCGATGGGCTCAACCGCAGTGTCGATGTGTATATCAGCAAGCTGCGCAGCAAACTCAACGACAACCCCCGAGAGCCGGTGTGCATCAAGACCATCTGGGGCAAGGGCTACTTGTTCAATCCGTTTGCCTGGGAGGTCTAG
- a CDS encoding ATP-binding protein, translating to MLRLFLRLYIILALGLAGAIWLVNYTFDELLPEANETYNREAMRGPAYGLVEQLRPLPPGPAREARLAELQKHYGLRLGFIDRDAAGLDPREQQLLADGKLVVRGDFMEFITEIDGGAQLLEIKLPVEPRWLYLWAYSLLGLCLAIVLYFWVRPHWRDLEHIRLAAQRFGDNDLGSRILLPRRSTVRELAGHFNQMAERIEHLIANQRELTNAVSHELRTPIARLSFELDQLKQEADPRQSRALIGDMYADLGELEDMVSELLTYASLERGATQVTRENIEAQSWLDSVIGSVALEAEAEGVQLSLRTCEVEFIQIEPRFMARAVINLLRNAIRYAEHRVEVSLVKFGSGYEVRVCDDGPGVPEDGREKIFQPFMRLDASRDRRTGGFGLGLALVQRVSQWHGGQVQVLDSQWGGASFRMTWAYTEL from the coding sequence ATGCTGCGCCTGTTTCTGCGCCTGTACATCATCCTGGCCCTGGGGTTGGCGGGGGCGATCTGGCTGGTGAACTACACCTTTGACGAATTGCTGCCCGAAGCCAACGAAACCTACAACCGTGAAGCCATGCGCGGCCCGGCCTACGGCCTGGTGGAGCAGTTGCGTCCATTGCCGCCCGGGCCGGCCCGCGAGGCGCGGCTGGCCGAGCTGCAAAAGCACTATGGCTTGCGCCTGGGGTTTATTGACCGCGACGCAGCCGGTCTTGACCCCCGCGAGCAACAGTTGCTGGCTGATGGCAAGTTGGTGGTGCGCGGCGACTTCATGGAGTTCATCACTGAAATCGACGGCGGCGCGCAACTGCTTGAGATCAAGCTACCGGTGGAACCACGCTGGCTGTACCTGTGGGCCTATAGCCTGTTGGGCCTGTGCCTGGCCATCGTCCTGTATTTCTGGGTGCGCCCGCACTGGCGTGACCTTGAGCACATCCGCCTGGCGGCCCAGCGTTTTGGTGACAATGACTTGGGCTCGCGCATCCTGTTGCCGCGTCGCTCCACCGTGCGTGAGTTGGCCGGGCACTTCAACCAGATGGCCGAACGCATCGAGCACTTGATCGCCAACCAGCGTGAGCTGACCAACGCGGTGTCCCATGAATTGCGCACACCGATTGCGCGCTTGTCGTTTGAACTCGATCAACTCAAGCAGGAAGCGGACCCGCGCCAGAGCCGCGCGCTGATTGGCGACATGTACGCCGACCTTGGCGAGCTGGAAGACATGGTTTCCGAGCTGTTGACCTACGCCAGCCTTGAGCGTGGTGCCACACAGGTCACTCGCGAGAACATCGAGGCCCAAAGCTGGCTCGACAGTGTGATCGGCAGCGTCGCCCTGGAAGCGGAAGCGGAAGGCGTGCAGTTGTCACTGCGCACCTGTGAAGTGGAGTTCATCCAGATTGAGCCACGGTTTATGGCGCGCGCTGTGATCAACCTGCTGCGCAATGCCATTCGTTACGCTGAGCATCGGGTGGAGGTGTCGCTGGTCAAATTCGGCAGTGGCTATGAGGTACGCGTCTGCGATGACGGCCCCGGCGTACCTGAGGATGGCCGGGAGAAAATCTTCCAGCCGTTTATGCGCCTGGACGCCAGCCGCGACCGCCGCACCGGCGGCTTTGGCCTGGGCCTGGCGCTGGTCCAGCGGGTCAGCCAGTGGCATGGCGGGCAGGTGCAGGTGCTGGACTCGCAGTGGGGCGGGGCGTCGTTCCGCATGACTTGGGCCTACACCGAACTGTAG
- a CDS encoding MipA/OmpV family protein — MRSRTIYLAATSVCLLTCTQLSVATDWQYSLQAGAANLPRYSGSNERMTAPLLGANVVSPWGIFLDTNKGLGWGYEDDQLSFSAYVGASTARKDQKKSTHLGSDRLKGMGDIKSRPQFGVSASYTLGSAILSATLEHALEQDDKKDSGKAFTSLELSIGTNLYDGDYGTVDASLNSRFGDSNYVQTWYGVTSGQAQRSRFRAYDAKGGMVSRGLNLDWSVPLGEHTTFSTLLDVQYLSGDAGKSPIVERRMQTSVMGVLNYTF; from the coding sequence ATGCGTTCAAGAACGATCTACCTCGCTGCCACCTCTGTGTGCCTGCTCACCTGCACCCAACTGTCAGTCGCCACCGACTGGCAATACAGCCTGCAAGCCGGGGCGGCCAACCTGCCGCGCTACAGCGGCAGCAATGAACGGATGACCGCGCCATTGCTGGGCGCAAACGTCGTCAGCCCATGGGGGATTTTTCTCGATACCAACAAGGGGCTGGGCTGGGGTTATGAGGATGACCAGCTCAGTTTCAGCGCCTATGTCGGCGCCAGCACCGCGCGCAAGGACCAGAAGAAAAGCACCCACCTGGGTTCCGACCGGCTCAAGGGCATGGGCGACATCAAGTCGCGGCCACAGTTTGGGGTGAGTGCCAGCTATACCCTAGGCAGCGCGATCCTGAGCGCGACCCTGGAACATGCCTTGGAGCAAGACGATAAAAAAGACAGCGGCAAGGCCTTCACCTCATTGGAATTGAGCATCGGCACCAACCTGTATGACGGCGACTACGGCACCGTGGACGCCAGCCTCAACAGCCGCTTTGGCGATAGCAACTATGTACAGACCTGGTATGGCGTGACCAGCGGCCAAGCCCAGCGCAGCCGCTTTCGCGCGTATGACGCCAAGGGTGGAATGGTCAGCCGGGGGCTGAACCTCGATTGGAGCGTGCCCCTGGGCGAGCACACCACATTCTCGACTTTGCTGGATGTGCAGTACTTGTCGGGTGACGCGGGCAAAAGCCCGATTGTGGAGCGCAGGATGCAGACTTCGGTGATGGGTGTGCTGAACTACACCTTCTGA